Proteins co-encoded in one Plasmodium berghei ANKA genome assembly, chromosome: 11 genomic window:
- a CDS encoding cation transporting P-ATPase, putative: MVNFCKPDKLLIEYSELRCICFFYIFLLLCFFIWIFHKKWIRDNIEKKHKLKNYEAIFKSENVEFFNYIYETNDPNEIVVKQEGYKNCYIGFLLKKISIFLYICTHIIIITSIYNEYCIKINNEILWNDRALEFFVFFLLSLTITYGILLIRKHIQSLFLKPSILKDSDYIIIYTLNEEYSTFYNTNYFKKCITHINYMIHSFTKKKKQFLKKCNFQKYNTSFLQFVCNSLDLIKNYIPFPTFLEKIIQNIKKYIKQSEVSYSNINTHSFHDTKKKTHNFYANSLFIDNNAESLSNSELRASNNNIETSQNILEKIKRKKKQNDDNKSTYKNLSDISEYKQNETTTKKFKLHKVQVKTNEKNVKYFFFRSMKYLYNEEKDAFINISYSIDEKVNNFNFNYILKKGGLNNNEIIHNINQYGYNNIHLEVNSFFTNLKRELLDGIYMFQLYLTYKNLFWKEMITSIIWIVISILTVIKKVLKNQKNKKEIYDNIQSNSNINVTVYRNALEQQISSNNLTIGDIIIIKSQMTIPCDCLLLTGQVLVDESLLTGESRPMKKTATYNENRQIFKNEKEQNNDTEFSLNKQNKINPNNILYAGTNIISILNSPENIYAIVINVSIYTYKGKYMQNVLFPNPLLFKYDSQLPIVFMFTIIFSLFCFYFQIRYLGLNMTSVFYSIGTLSQILPVWTPVVLNIGLNISTNRLKNENNICCIAPSRIPICGKIRVFFFDKTGTITNHNLEFSGIHFCNNILSPQKNIVSKYFEKKNLEPIDNDDINASILTFSKTNTNPLTLTDLATNEQHNNQTTLVTTNIINIDTINSKHYNEKENNKKIIDKNSMKNGENSKSVNSYYCSAYNEVGEEDISSSIFDKLNSNKNILEKNINQNNKIEITDKLSSSEKDDFKSPNFSICEKNSRSSSADLFQSYDEGEYQKHSENIPISDEKININYQSNNFDELRKNAENKEALKDSETFNDHINLPTNSNNINYFTNKPNTIKEENKKNNSSFDENNNISIINKHFIDSNSSINSVTSLLYNSKLVWANKITLENMPENYNLVVYALAGCSCIYIDDNIIYGNEIDKKLYEATDMIIHNYINGDNINVKRISLKFDSIYKSFDVIKTFEFDYYTKISTTLAFGYFDFPEKVYIVFSKGSFDKIYQKCIKTDELYFYKQKEQEYSKNGFYVIALAFKIIYDLPKNKSKNNFFNLSRNEMETDMNFLSLIMFNNHIKVDAHYVIQTLKNSCIRPIILTGDNAYNCLYVGNKIGLFNNINTYESFYSLNVNSNNNIDYANKRNNTNFSNQNPFNLTDIKFMPFENLFKYNSESKNFNSSDNYSQINKQYIQNHEKYNQETNPLNYSKKKQDKTKNFKENLNLNQVNNNNDVGKKNQHNSKYNTLNQYDSNIIDTHTSKMEEGYLLESHKNMNPVNYNTHNYEENIIIYGYILNGELIFVNIHNDNKINNSIVLYKDIYKEIILTGEAYNYIRDHIFKIQSSENEINSNLMHTNNEFKQNSKKIKQNSSIEQYKNFLLKVRIFSRLTPNNKMEIIKDFIKFDYISGMCGDGSNDCGALKTSHAGLALSNSDTSVVAPFSAKNENLKSVIDILREGRACLVTSINCYKYMLLYGFMISIIKIILFMRAHAIMSEYGYLFFDNIILLLLAKSMTLSKPEYKLKTQTPTSSIIGAQTILSLLCTLIVNFFFLYIIMFKFFFLYNLPSSYYINISAPKSSWWLMSDNYESFLTCIWFCFQIVNSAFILTLGGKYRKHIFSNYTFMMYYALINLFLFYLTIGGPNKLTCLFRMNCNDEVSKQTKFKILELFSYSAGGLSFYGPNGNNILSTEVKIKFIFLNFLNIIINILISKYILCERFYNIVRKFFKIQNRRIPT, encoded by the exons ATGGTTAACTTTTGCAAACCAGACAAACTTCTTATAGAATATAGTGAGCTTAGATgcatatgttttttttatatttttttattattatgtttttttatttggatTTTTCATAAGAAATGGATCCGAGATAacatagaaaaaaaacacaaattaaaaaattatgaagctatttttaaaagtgaaaatgttgaattttttaattacatCTATGAAACAAATGATCCCAACGAAATTGTAGTAAAACAAGAaggatataaaaattgctATATTGGttttttactaaaaaaaatatcaatatttttatacatatgtacacatataattataatcaCTTCAATATATAACGAATACTgcattaaaataaataatgaaattttATGGAATGATAGAGCTTTggaattttttgttttttttttattaagcTTAACTATAACATAtggtatattattaatcaGAAAGCATATACaaagtttatttttaaagccatctatattaaaagatagtgattatattattatttatactttAAATGAAGAATACAGCACTTTTTACAATACaaactattttaaaaaatgtataacaCATATTAACTATATGATACATagttttacaaaaaaaaaaaaacaatttcttaaaaaatgtaattttcaaaaatataatacctcatttttacaatttgtTTGCAACTCTCTagatttaattaaaaattatattcctTTCCCAActtttttagaaaaaataattcaaaatataaaaaaatatataaaacaatcAGAAGTATCatattcaaatataaatacacaCTCTTTTCAtgatacaaaaaaaaaaactcaCAATTTTTATGCAAACTCATTATTCATTGATAATAATGCAGAATCCCTGTCTAATTCTGAATTAAGAGCTAGcaacaataatattgaaacatctcaaaatatattagaaaaaattaaacgaaaaaaaaaacaaaatgatgataataaatcaacatataaaaatctATCAGACATTTCAGAAtacaaacaaaatgaaacaacaacaaaaaaatttaagttACATAAAGTACAAGttaaaacaaatgaaaaaaatgttaaatattttttttttagaagtatgaaatatttatataacgaagaaaaagatgcatttattaatatatcttATAGTATTGACGAAAaagtaaataattttaattttaattatattttaaaaaaaggaggattaaataataatgaaattatacataatataaatcaatatggttataataatatacatttagaagtaaattcattttttacaaatctTAAAAGAGAGTTACTAGAtggaatatatatgtttcaACTTTATCTaacttataaaaatttattttggaAAGAAATGATTACTTCAATAATTTGGATTGTTATATCTATTTTAACtgtaattaaaaaagttttaaaaaatcaaaaaaataaaaaagaaatatatgataacATTCAATCAAATAGTAATATTAATGTAACTGTTTATAGAAATGCATTAGAACAACAAATATCATCTAACAATTTAACAATTGGtgatataattattattaaatcaCAAATGACTATTCCTTGTGattgtttattattaactGGACAGGTTCTAGTAGATGAAAGTTTGTTAACTGGTGAATCACGACCTATGAAAAAAACAGCTacatataatgaaaatcgacaaatttttaaaaatgaaaaagaacaAAACAATGATACAGAATTCTCTCTAAATaagcaaaataaaataaatccaAATAATATTCTATATGCTGgtacaaatattatatcaatATTAAACTCCcctgaaaatatatacgcaattgtaataaatgtgagtatatatacttataaaggaaaatatatgcagaatgttttatttccaaACCCTTTACTTTTTAAATACGATTCACAATTGCCAATAGTTTTTATGtttacaattatttttagtCTATTTTGTTTCTATTTCCAAATTAGATATTTAGGTTTAAATATGACATCtgttttttattctatCGGAACATTGTCACAAATATTACCTGTATGGACACCAGTTGTGTTAAATATTGGATTAAACATTTCAACAAATcgtttaaaaaatgaaaataatatttgcTGTATTGCTCCTTCTAGAATTCCAATTTGTGGAAAAATCcgagtttttttttttgataaaacaGGAACTATTACTAATCACAATTTAGAATTTTCAGGAATacatttttgtaataatattttatcacctcaaaaaaatatagtatctaaatattttgaaaaaaaaaatctaGAACCCATAGATAACGATGATATCAATGCTTCTATTCTCACATTTTCCAAAACAAACACAAATCCACTAACTCTAACTGATTTAGCCACAAATGAACAACACAATAATCAAACAACATTAGTAACAactaatataataaatatagacaCAATTAATAGTAAAcattataatgaaaaagaaaataataaaaaaataatagataaaaatagtatgAAAAATGGAGAAAATAGTAAATCAGTAAATTCTTATTATTGTAGTGCTTATAATGAAGTAGGGGAAGAAGATATCAGTTCGTCAATATTTGATAAActaaattcaaataaaaatattcttgaaaaaaatataaatcaaaataataaaatagaaattACAGATAAATTATCAAGCTCCGAAAAAGATGATTTCAAATCACcaaatttttctatttgtgaaaaaaatagtcGATCTAGTAGTGCTGATTTATTTCAAAGTTATGACGAAGGTGAATATCAAAAACATTCTGAAAATATTCCAATTTcagatgaaaaaataaatattaattatcagtctaataattttgatgaGCTTCGAAAAAATGctgaaaataaagaagcTTTAAAAGATTCAGAAACTTTTAATGATCATATTAATCTACCAACTAattctaataatataaattattttacaaataaaccaaatacaataaaagaagaaaataaaaaaaataattcaagttttgatgaaaataacaatatatcaatcataaataaacattttatagATTCAAATTCTTCTATAAATTCAGTAACATCACTTCTTTATAATAGCAAACTAGTATGggcaaataaaataactcTTGAAAATATGccagaaaattataatctAGTAGTATATGCATTGGCAGGTTGCtcatgtatttatatagatgataatataatatatggaaatgaaattgacaaaaaattatatgaagcAACAGATATGattatacataattatattaatggtgataatattaatgtaaaaagaatttcattaaaatttgaTTCTATTTATAAATCTTTTGATGTTATCAAAACTTTTGAATTCGATTATTACACAAAAATATCTACAACTTTGGCATTTGGCTATTTTGATTTTCCAGAAAAAGtttatattgtattttcaaaaggatcatttgataaaatatatcagAAATGTATTAAAACTGATgaactttatttttataaacaaaaagaaCAAGAGTATAGTAAAAATGGGTTCTATGTCATTGCATTGgcatttaaaattatttatgatttaccaaaaaacaaaagtaaaaataatttttttaatttatcaagAAATGAAATGGAAACAGATATGAATTTTCTTTCCTTAATTATGTTTAACAATCATATAAAAGTAGATGCACATTATGTAATACAAACTTTAAAGAATTCTTGTATTCGTCCAATTATATTAACTGGGgataatgcatataattgtttatatgttggaaataaaatcggattatttaataatataaatacttATGAATCTTTTTATTCGTTGAATgttaattcaaataataatatagattATGCTaacaaaagaaataatacaaatttttcGAATCAAAATCCTTTTAATTTAACTGacataaaatttatgcCTTTTGAAAacctttttaaatataattctgaatctaaaaattttaatagtTCAGATAATTACtctcaaataaataaacaatatattcaaaaccatgaaaaatataatcagGAAACAAATCCTCtaaattattcaaaaaaaaaacaagatAAAAccaaaaattttaaagaaaatcTAAATCTTAACCaggtaaataataataatgatgtaggaaaaaaaaaccaacataattcaaaatataatactcTTAATCAATATGATAGTAACATTATTGACACACATACATCTAAAATGGAAGAAGGATATCTTTTAGAAtcacataaaaatatgaatccTGTAAATTATAACACCCATAattatgaagaaaatattataatatatggatatatattaaatggagaattaatatttgttaACATACATAATGAtaacaaaattaacaattcaattgttttatataaagatatatataaagaaattatattaactGGTGAAgcttataattatataagggatcacatttttaaaattcaAAGTTctgaaaatgaaataaattcaaATTTAATGCATACTAACAATGAATTCAAacaaaattcaaaaaaaataaaacaaaattctTCTATAgaacaatataaaaatttccTTTTAAAAGTTAGAATATTTTCACGGCTTACCcctaataataaaatggaaataattaaagattttattaaattcgATTATATATCAGGAATGTGTGGAGATGGTAGTAATGATTGCGGTGCTTTAAAAACATCACATGCGGGTTTGGCTTTATCTAATTCTGATACATCTGTTGTAGCCCCATTTAGtgcaaaaaatgaaaatctAAAAAGTGttatagatatattaaGAGAAGGTAGAGCATGTTTAGTTACATCTATAAATTgctataaatatatgctaTTATATGGCTTTATGATAtcaattataaaaattattctttttatGCGCGCTCATGCAATTATGTCAGAATATggctatttattttttgataatattatactattattattagctAAATCTATGACATTATCAAAACctgaatataaattaaaaacacaAACCCCTACTTCAAGTATTATTGGCGCTCAAACTATACTATCTTTATTATGCACTCTCAtagttaattttttctttttatatattattatgtttaaatttttttttctatataatttGCCATCctcttattatattaatatttcagCCCCTAAATCTTCTTGGTGGCTTATGAGTGATAACTATGAAAGTTTTCTAACATGTATTTGGTTTTGTTTTCAAATTGTTAATAGTGCCTTTATATTAACACTTGGTGGGAAATATAggaaacatattttttctaattaCACATTTATGAT gtACTATGccttaattaatttatttttgttttatttaactATTGGGGGGCCCAATAAACTGACATGTCTTTTCCGTATGAATTGCAATGACGAAGTTTcaaaacaaacaaaatttaaaattttggaattattttcatattcgGCTGGAGGTTTATCCTTTTATGGCCCcaatggaaataatattctAAGCACTGaagttaaaataaaattcatttttttaaactttttaaatataatcattaatattttaatatctaaatatattttatgtgaaagattttataatattgtcagaaaattttttaaaattcaAAATAGACGAATTCCCACTTAG